A stretch of the Ctenopharyngodon idella isolate HZGC_01 chromosome 14, HZGC01, whole genome shotgun sequence genome encodes the following:
- the sorbs2b gene encoding sorbin and SH3 domain-containing protein 2 isoform X8, which produces MPELNEHSAYVIYGRKKDLEWHEGLFDIKTQEGEIFNMNTDSGGHIRKSATLLLTLTPMKRIQSSPNLYTLTDSESQSKDSDLWRPSSSTSDGLRNGDMCSSSLAAKGYRSVRPNFQDKKSPTPAQEHSVHSHRLLSTEDQISCSSQAEQSYMHPPSRELERHVASFAIRINPRPQISGRRTQALSLRPPTPPKRMDLPDSHSRPCPPLPSAAPPVPEVPVLLKQTYPGTALTSQSPPNRLRFSLDFISSRAPDHHPETPPPGPPSPGSEPLLGQSRCSSRAQSEASTAVLEELRACGLGPEGGTRTPSPTLSQMSAVTDNIWLHFPAASTANGQMTVNGGLTVPASPRIHLQRPFSPSTYPPPPSLSPSITAMQQARTTASESSTPVYTNVDPPARAPQTDRKETTGKALQYTGIGPVDETGIPIAIRTTVDRPKDWYKTMFKQIHVVPKSENEWPASRTATDPVTSTGTTISKQDKHAAPNAVQAHPAPKTGTYRPITKSVSDNGVYGFRVPAASSLPSPLPTSASTQQRSGEREAPLRGRSTPDMNEWGPPDRKVDTRKYRAEPRSIFDYEPGKSSVLEQERTTSLYQPSSDRSLERPSSSASDNKRRRKSEPATAQPRAQSSVGTTQTSVRPPEPPKSSSTQRNPLTSPGSLAATRTKDQDTSREYSYPDVGSHTQQSSRQTPEVREKLPARAIYDFKAQTAKELTFKKGETVYITRQIDNNWYEGEYRGHVGIFPISYVEKIPPSERHQPARPPPPAQSREIGEAIARYNFNADTNVELSLRKGERVILLRQVDKNWFEGKIPGTNKQGIFPVSYVDVVKKTTVQSTGQPPGPNIPTSYSSDRLNSRPSSARTLYNSPSPTVRPFSSSSPSPQRATHLQAITSEWLALTLGLSPSGTPAPTPPPFPSNFQPYYEVLDSAISPSPASSMLGRSPALTPHSSTPALKEGHFIPIFSPKSYMSPEPSLSPQPYLTSASFTPSPTSPSFDTSPRSASVIEILSSQKSDLPEKELQLFSDCKDHYKPGQTDSPKLRSPIDLVVFEAHESPLDILPPKDPDDDLCEELVSIIKASQSKGTFVEEEGFYRQEPDIMEKLPRLFIEEEPKEDNSFLNEPLTSNTFAPVQHAQSEGSDTEMSLSFTQPSSAKYSPPSPRSTPPLPGVSQSPPPSAKLFSRQDLRSPKVKPVLRRDVVVVGKPPRSPVMSRRSCGSPVRGQNFSPSHRSQRQAYVHDPLQGVGEPFQALYNYTPRNEDELELKEGDVVDVMEKCDDGWFVGTCRRTKFFGTFPGNYVKRL; this is translated from the exons AACTGAATGAACACTCTGCCTATGTGATctatggaagaaagaaagatctggaatggcatgaag GACTGTTTGACATCAAGACACAAGAAGGAGAGATCTTCAACATGAACACAG ACAGTGGAGGACATATCCGCAAAAGCGCCACGCTTTTACTCACTCTAACCCCCATGAAGAGAATCCAGAGCTCACCAAACCTATACACGCTCACAG ACTCTGAATCACAATCCAAAGATTCAG ATTTATGGAGGCCCAGCAGCAGCACCAGTGATGGTCTGAGAAACGGTGACATGTGCTCTTCCTCTCTGGCAGCTAAAGGCTACAGAAGTGTCAGGCCCAACTTTCAGGATAAAAAGTCTCCCACACCA GCACAAGAGCATAGTGTCCATTCCCACAGACTGCTGTCCACAGAGGACCAAATCTCATGCTCTTCACAAGCAGAGCAGTCCTACATGCACCCCCCATCTAGGGAGTTGGAGAGACACGTAGCTTCCTTCGCCATTCGCATTAACCCTAGGCCACAGATATCGGGACGGCGCACACAGGCACTGTCTTTGAGACCCCCTACCCCTCCTAAAAGGATGGACCTCCCGGATAGCCACTCACGCCCCTGCCCTCCACTGCCATCTGCAGCCCCTCCAGTG CCTGAGGTACCAGTCCTTCTTAAACAAACCTATCCTGGAACAGCACTGACCTCACAGTCACCCCCTAATCGGCTCAGATTCTCCCTCGATTTCATCAGCTCCAGAGCACCTGACCATCACCCCGAGACCCCTCCTCCAGGCCCTCCCTCTCCCGGCTCGGAGCCTCTACTGGGGCAGAGCCGCTGTTCTTCCCGCGCTCAGAGCGAAGCATCCACAGCAGTGCTGGAGGAGTTGAGGGCGTGTGGACTAGGCCCAGAGGGTGGCACTCGTACCCCATCTCCAACCCTCAGCCAGATGAGTGCGGTCACAGACAACATCTGGTTACACTTCCCTGCAGCTAGCACCGCTAAT GGCCAGATGACTGTGAACGGGGGTCTGACTGTGCCAGCAAGTCCTCGTATTCACCTCCAAAGACCCTTCTCTCCCTCAACATACCCTCCTCCTCCTTCACTGAGCCCTAGTATTACAGCCATGCAGCAGGCTAGAACCACTG CCTCTGAGTCCAGCACTCCAGTCTACACCAACGTGGATCCTCCAGCACGAGCGCCACAGACTGACAGGAAAGAAACAACAGGAAAAGCTCTGCAATATACTGGCATCGGTCCTGTGGATGAGACCGGGATTCCCATTGCCATACGAACG ACTGTTGACAGGCCAAAAGATTGGTACAAGACCATGTTCAAACAGATTCATGTGGTGCCTAAATCAG AGAACGAGTGGCCTGCATCCCGTACTGCCACAGACCCTGTTACAAGTACTGGTACAACTATTTCTAAACAag ATAAGCATGCTGCCCCTAATGCTGTTCAGGCCCATCCTGCACCTAAAACTGGCACTTACCGGCCCATCACCAAGAGTGTCTCTGATAATGGCGTATACGGTTTCAGGGTGCCTGCTGCCTCTTCTCTCCCTTCTCCTCTGCCCACATCAGCATCCACACAGCAGAGATCCGGTGAAAGGGAGGCACCACTGAGAGGGAGGAGCACACCTGACAT GAATGAGTGGGGTCCTCCTGATAGAAAGGTTGACACACGGAAATACAGAGCAGAGCCAAGGAGTATTTTTGACTATGAGCCGGGGAAGTCGTCTGTTTTAGAGCAAGAAAGAACG ACCTCCCTTTATCAGCCATCCTCAGACAGGAGCCTTGAAAGGCCATCAAG CTCTGCAAGTGATAACAAGAGGAGACGGAAATCTGAACCTGCAACAGCTCAGCCCAGGGCACAGAGCAGCGTGGGCACAACACAAACGTCTGTGAGACCACCAGAGCCGCCCAAGAGCAGCAGCACCCAGAGGAATCCCCTCACCAGCCCCGGTTCCCTCGCGGCCACCAGGACTAAAG ATCAGGACACATCCAGAGAATATTCTTACCCTGATGTGGGCAGCCACACACAGCAGAGCAGCAGACAAACCCCTGAAGTCAGAGAG AAACTGCCAGCCAGAGCAATATATGACTTCAAAGCACAGACAGCGAA aGAGCTGACGTTTAAGAAAGGAGAGACGGTATACATCACTAGGCAGATAGATAATAACTGGTATGAAGGAGAATATCGTGGACATGTGGGCATCTTCCCTATCTCATATGTTGAG AAAATCCCTCCTTCAGAGAGACATCAGCCAGCGAGACCTCCTCCGCCAGCTCAAAGCAGAGAAATTGGAGAAGCAATTGCCCGCTACAACTTTAATGCTGATACTAATGTGGAACTTTCATTaagaaaa GGAGAGCGCGTTATTCTGTTGCGGCAGGTGGATAAGAACTGGTTTGAGGGCAAGATCCCCGGTACAAACAAACAAGGGATTTTTCCAGTGTCTTATGTGGATGTTGTTAAGAAGACCACAGTACAAAGTACTGGTCAACCTCCTGGGCCCAATATACCCACCAGCTACTCCAGTGACAGACTGAACAGTAGG CCGTCATCTGCACGTACCCTCTACAACTCTCCATCCCCTACTGTCCGTCCATTCTCCTCATCCTCTCCTAGTCCACAAAGAGCCACACACCTTCAGGCCATCACCAGCGAGTGGTTGGCCCTCACTCTGGGTCTGTCTCCTTCAGGAACCCCTGCCCCTACACCTCCTCCCTTCCCTTCCAATTTCCAGCCATACTATGAAGTTTTGGACTCTGCCATTTCCCCTTCTCCTGCCTCCTCCATGCTGGGCCGCTCTCCAGCCCTCACTCCCCACTCCTCCACTCCTGCGCTCAAAGAGGGCCACTTCATTCCCATCTTCTCCCCAAAGTCTTACATGTCCCCCGAACCCAGCCTGTCACCTCAACCTTACCTCACCTCCGCCTCCTTCACTCCTTCGCCCACCTCACCCTCATTTGACACCAGCCCCAGGTCTGCCAGTGTCATAGAGATCCTTTCCAGTCAAAAATCAGATTTACCCGAGAAGGAACTGCAGTTGTTCTCAGATTGCAAAGACCATTATAAACCAGGCCAGACAGACTCCCCTAAATTGCGTAGCCCTATTGACTTGGTTGTTTTTGAGGCACATGAATCCCCATTGGATATTCTGCCACCAAAAGACCCCGATGATGATCTATGTGAGGAGTTAGTGTCAATCATTAAGGCCAGCCAATCAAAGGGCACATTCGTAGAAGAGGAGGGATTTTATCGCCAGGAACCAGATATAATGGAAAAGCTTCCCAGACTGTTTATAGAGGAAGAGCCGAAAGAAGACAACAGCTTCTTAAATGAACCCCTGACATCAAATACATTTGCTCCAGTCCAACACGCCCAGAGTGAGGGTTCAGATACTGAG ATGTCATTGTCGTTCACACAGCCCTCATCGGCTAAATACTCTCCCCCTTCCCCGCGCTCCACCCCCCCTTTGCCTGGGGTTTCACAGTCGCCCCCTCCCTCTGCAAAACTGTTCTCTCGACAGGACCTCCGCTCCCCAAAGGTCAAG CCTGTGTTAAGGCGTGATGTTGTGGTTGTTGGTAAGCCCCCTCGTAGCCCTGTGATGTCTAGGAGGTCCTGCGGATCGCCTGTTAGAGGTCAAAACTTTTCACCATCTCATAGG tCCCAAAGACAAGCATATGTTCATGATCCACTTCAAGGTGTAGGAGAACC ATTTCAAGCCCTGTATAACTACACGCCACGAAATGAAGATGAGCTGGAACTGAAGGAGGGGGATGTTGTTGACGTCATGGAGAAGTGTGATGATGGATGGTTTGTGG gaACGTGCAGGAGAACCAAATTTTTCGGAACCTTTCCTGGGAACTATGTGAAGCGGCTATAA
- the sorbs2b gene encoding sorbin and SH3 domain-containing protein 2 isoform X15, with product MPELNEHSAYVIYGRKKDLEWHEGLFDIKTQEGEIFNMNTDSESQSKDSDLWRPSSSTSDGLRNGDMCSSSLAAKGYRSVRPNFQDKKSPTPGQMTVNGGLTVPASPRIHLQRPFSPSTYPPPPSLSPSITAMQQARTTASESSTPVYTNVDPPARAPQTDRKETTGKALQYTGIGPVDETGIPIAIRTTVDRPKDWYKTMFKQIHVVPKSENEWPASRTATDPVTSTGTTISKQDKHAAPNAVQAHPAPKTGTYRPITKSVSDNGVYGFRVPAASSLPSPLPTSASTQQRSGEREAPLRGRSTPDMNEWGPPDRKVDTRKYRAEPRSIFDYEPGKSSVLEQERTTSNLRPEDIDLENEPWYKFFAELEFGRPPPKKRLDYNPDSSPRFRAETSLYQPSSDRSLERPSSSASDNKRRRKSEPATAQPRAQSSVGTTQTSVRPPEPPKSSSTQRNPLTSPGSLAATRTKDQDTSREYSYPDVGSHTQQSSRQTPEVREKLPARAIYDFKAQTAKELTFKKGETVYITRQIDNNWYEGEYRGHVGIFPISYVEKIPPSERHQPARPPPPAQSREIGEAIARYNFNADTNVELSLRKGERVILLRQVDKNWFEGKIPGTNKQGIFPVSYVDVVKKTTVQSTGQPPGPNIPTSYSSDRLNSRPSSARTLYNSPSPTVRPFSSSSPSPQRATHLQAITSEWLALTLGLSPSGTPAPTPPPFPSNFQPYYEVLDSAISPSPASSMLGRSPALTPHSSTPALKEGHFIPIFSPKSYMSPEPSLSPQPYLTSASFTPSPTSPSFDTSPRSASVIEILSSQKSDLPEKELQLFSDCKDHYKPGQTDSPKLRSPIDLVVFEAHESPLDILPPKDPDDDLCEELVSIIKASQSKGTFVEEEGFYRQEPDIMEKLPRLFIEEEPKEDNSFLNEPLTSNTFAPVQHAQSEGSDTEMSLSFTQPSSAKYSPPSPRSTPPLPGVSQSPPPSAKLFSRQDLRSPKVKPVLRRDVVVVGKPPRSPVMSRRSCGSPVRGQNFSPSHRSQRQAYVHDPLQGVGEPFQALYNYTPRNEDELELKEGDVVDVMEKCDDGWFVGTCRRTKFFGTFPGNYVKRL from the exons AACTGAATGAACACTCTGCCTATGTGATctatggaagaaagaaagatctggaatggcatgaag GACTGTTTGACATCAAGACACAAGAAGGAGAGATCTTCAACATGAACACAG ACTCTGAATCACAATCCAAAGATTCAG ATTTATGGAGGCCCAGCAGCAGCACCAGTGATGGTCTGAGAAACGGTGACATGTGCTCTTCCTCTCTGGCAGCTAAAGGCTACAGAAGTGTCAGGCCCAACTTTCAGGATAAAAAGTCTCCCACACCA GGCCAGATGACTGTGAACGGGGGTCTGACTGTGCCAGCAAGTCCTCGTATTCACCTCCAAAGACCCTTCTCTCCCTCAACATACCCTCCTCCTCCTTCACTGAGCCCTAGTATTACAGCCATGCAGCAGGCTAGAACCACTG CCTCTGAGTCCAGCACTCCAGTCTACACCAACGTGGATCCTCCAGCACGAGCGCCACAGACTGACAGGAAAGAAACAACAGGAAAAGCTCTGCAATATACTGGCATCGGTCCTGTGGATGAGACCGGGATTCCCATTGCCATACGAACG ACTGTTGACAGGCCAAAAGATTGGTACAAGACCATGTTCAAACAGATTCATGTGGTGCCTAAATCAG AGAACGAGTGGCCTGCATCCCGTACTGCCACAGACCCTGTTACAAGTACTGGTACAACTATTTCTAAACAag ATAAGCATGCTGCCCCTAATGCTGTTCAGGCCCATCCTGCACCTAAAACTGGCACTTACCGGCCCATCACCAAGAGTGTCTCTGATAATGGCGTATACGGTTTCAGGGTGCCTGCTGCCTCTTCTCTCCCTTCTCCTCTGCCCACATCAGCATCCACACAGCAGAGATCCGGTGAAAGGGAGGCACCACTGAGAGGGAGGAGCACACCTGACAT GAATGAGTGGGGTCCTCCTGATAGAAAGGTTGACACACGGAAATACAGAGCAGAGCCAAGGAGTATTTTTGACTATGAGCCGGGGAAGTCGTCTGTTTTAGAGCAAGAAAGAACG ACAAGTAACTTAAGACCTGAGGACATAGATTTAGAGAATGAGCCGTGGTATAAGTTCTTTGCTGAACTGGAGTTTGGGCGGCCG CCTCCAAAAAAACGTCTTGATTACAATCCAGACAGCTCACCTCGATTCCGCGCAGAG ACCTCCCTTTATCAGCCATCCTCAGACAGGAGCCTTGAAAGGCCATCAAG CTCTGCAAGTGATAACAAGAGGAGACGGAAATCTGAACCTGCAACAGCTCAGCCCAGGGCACAGAGCAGCGTGGGCACAACACAAACGTCTGTGAGACCACCAGAGCCGCCCAAGAGCAGCAGCACCCAGAGGAATCCCCTCACCAGCCCCGGTTCCCTCGCGGCCACCAGGACTAAAG ATCAGGACACATCCAGAGAATATTCTTACCCTGATGTGGGCAGCCACACACAGCAGAGCAGCAGACAAACCCCTGAAGTCAGAGAG AAACTGCCAGCCAGAGCAATATATGACTTCAAAGCACAGACAGCGAA aGAGCTGACGTTTAAGAAAGGAGAGACGGTATACATCACTAGGCAGATAGATAATAACTGGTATGAAGGAGAATATCGTGGACATGTGGGCATCTTCCCTATCTCATATGTTGAG AAAATCCCTCCTTCAGAGAGACATCAGCCAGCGAGACCTCCTCCGCCAGCTCAAAGCAGAGAAATTGGAGAAGCAATTGCCCGCTACAACTTTAATGCTGATACTAATGTGGAACTTTCATTaagaaaa GGAGAGCGCGTTATTCTGTTGCGGCAGGTGGATAAGAACTGGTTTGAGGGCAAGATCCCCGGTACAAACAAACAAGGGATTTTTCCAGTGTCTTATGTGGATGTTGTTAAGAAGACCACAGTACAAAGTACTGGTCAACCTCCTGGGCCCAATATACCCACCAGCTACTCCAGTGACAGACTGAACAGTAGG CCGTCATCTGCACGTACCCTCTACAACTCTCCATCCCCTACTGTCCGTCCATTCTCCTCATCCTCTCCTAGTCCACAAAGAGCCACACACCTTCAGGCCATCACCAGCGAGTGGTTGGCCCTCACTCTGGGTCTGTCTCCTTCAGGAACCCCTGCCCCTACACCTCCTCCCTTCCCTTCCAATTTCCAGCCATACTATGAAGTTTTGGACTCTGCCATTTCCCCTTCTCCTGCCTCCTCCATGCTGGGCCGCTCTCCAGCCCTCACTCCCCACTCCTCCACTCCTGCGCTCAAAGAGGGCCACTTCATTCCCATCTTCTCCCCAAAGTCTTACATGTCCCCCGAACCCAGCCTGTCACCTCAACCTTACCTCACCTCCGCCTCCTTCACTCCTTCGCCCACCTCACCCTCATTTGACACCAGCCCCAGGTCTGCCAGTGTCATAGAGATCCTTTCCAGTCAAAAATCAGATTTACCCGAGAAGGAACTGCAGTTGTTCTCAGATTGCAAAGACCATTATAAACCAGGCCAGACAGACTCCCCTAAATTGCGTAGCCCTATTGACTTGGTTGTTTTTGAGGCACATGAATCCCCATTGGATATTCTGCCACCAAAAGACCCCGATGATGATCTATGTGAGGAGTTAGTGTCAATCATTAAGGCCAGCCAATCAAAGGGCACATTCGTAGAAGAGGAGGGATTTTATCGCCAGGAACCAGATATAATGGAAAAGCTTCCCAGACTGTTTATAGAGGAAGAGCCGAAAGAAGACAACAGCTTCTTAAATGAACCCCTGACATCAAATACATTTGCTCCAGTCCAACACGCCCAGAGTGAGGGTTCAGATACTGAG ATGTCATTGTCGTTCACACAGCCCTCATCGGCTAAATACTCTCCCCCTTCCCCGCGCTCCACCCCCCCTTTGCCTGGGGTTTCACAGTCGCCCCCTCCCTCTGCAAAACTGTTCTCTCGACAGGACCTCCGCTCCCCAAAGGTCAAG CCTGTGTTAAGGCGTGATGTTGTGGTTGTTGGTAAGCCCCCTCGTAGCCCTGTGATGTCTAGGAGGTCCTGCGGATCGCCTGTTAGAGGTCAAAACTTTTCACCATCTCATAGG tCCCAAAGACAAGCATATGTTCATGATCCACTTCAAGGTGTAGGAGAACC ATTTCAAGCCCTGTATAACTACACGCCACGAAATGAAGATGAGCTGGAACTGAAGGAGGGGGATGTTGTTGACGTCATGGAGAAGTGTGATGATGGATGGTTTGTGG gaACGTGCAGGAGAACCAAATTTTTCGGAACCTTTCCTGGGAACTATGTGAAGCGGCTATAA
- the sorbs2b gene encoding sorbin and SH3 domain-containing protein 2 isoform X16, which translates to MPELNEHSAYVIYGRKKDLEWHEGLFDIKTQEGEIFNMNTDSGGHIRKSATLLLTLTPMKRIQSSPNLYTLTDSESQSKDSDLWRPSSSTSDGLRNGDMCSSSLAAKGYRSVRPNFQDKKSPTPAQEHSVHSHRLLSTEDQISCSSQAEQSYMHPPSRELERHVASFAIRINPRPQISGRRTQALSLRPPTPPKRMDLPDSHSRPCPPLPSAAPPVPEVPVLLKQTYPGTALTSQSPPNRLRFSLDFISSRAPDHHPETPPPGPPSPGSEPLLGQSRCSSRAQSEASTAVLEELRACGLGPEGGTRTPSPTLSQMSAVTDNIWLHFPAASTANGQMTVNGGLTVPASPRIHLQRPFSPSTYPPPPSLSPSITAMQQARTTASESSTPVYTNVDPPARAPQTDRKETTGKALQYTGIGPVDETGIPIAIRTTVDRPKDWYKTMFKQIHVVPKSENEWPASRTATDPVTSTGTTISKQDKHAAPNAVQAHPAPKTGTYRPITKSVSDNGVYGFRVPAASSLPSPLPTSASTQQRSGEREAPLRGRSTPDMNEWGPPDRKVDTRKYRAEPRSIFDYEPGKSSVLEQERTTSNLRPEDIDLENEPWYKFFAELEFGRPPPKKRLDYNPDSSPRFRAETSLYQPSSDRSLERPSSSASDNKRRRKSEPATAQPRAQSSVGTTQTSVRPPEPPKSSSTQRNPLTSPGSLAATRTKDQDTSREYSYPDVGSHTQQSSRQTPEVREKLPARAIYDFKAQTAKELTFKKGETVYITRQIDNNWYEGEYRGHVGIFPISYVEKIPPSERHQPARPPPPAQSREIGEAIARYNFNADTNVELSLRKGERVILLRQVDKNWFEGKIPGTNKQGIFPVSYVDVVKKTTVQSTGQPPGPNIPTSYSSDRLNSRMSLSFTQPSSAKYSPPSPRSTPPLPGVSQSPPPSAKLFSRQDLRSPKVKPVLRRDVVVVGKPPRSPVMSRRSCGSPVRGQNFSPSHRSQRQAYVHDPLQGVGEPFQALYNYTPRNEDELELKEGDVVDVMEKCDDGWFVGTCRRTKFFGTFPGNYVKRL; encoded by the exons AACTGAATGAACACTCTGCCTATGTGATctatggaagaaagaaagatctggaatggcatgaag GACTGTTTGACATCAAGACACAAGAAGGAGAGATCTTCAACATGAACACAG ACAGTGGAGGACATATCCGCAAAAGCGCCACGCTTTTACTCACTCTAACCCCCATGAAGAGAATCCAGAGCTCACCAAACCTATACACGCTCACAG ACTCTGAATCACAATCCAAAGATTCAG ATTTATGGAGGCCCAGCAGCAGCACCAGTGATGGTCTGAGAAACGGTGACATGTGCTCTTCCTCTCTGGCAGCTAAAGGCTACAGAAGTGTCAGGCCCAACTTTCAGGATAAAAAGTCTCCCACACCA GCACAAGAGCATAGTGTCCATTCCCACAGACTGCTGTCCACAGAGGACCAAATCTCATGCTCTTCACAAGCAGAGCAGTCCTACATGCACCCCCCATCTAGGGAGTTGGAGAGACACGTAGCTTCCTTCGCCATTCGCATTAACCCTAGGCCACAGATATCGGGACGGCGCACACAGGCACTGTCTTTGAGACCCCCTACCCCTCCTAAAAGGATGGACCTCCCGGATAGCCACTCACGCCCCTGCCCTCCACTGCCATCTGCAGCCCCTCCAGTG CCTGAGGTACCAGTCCTTCTTAAACAAACCTATCCTGGAACAGCACTGACCTCACAGTCACCCCCTAATCGGCTCAGATTCTCCCTCGATTTCATCAGCTCCAGAGCACCTGACCATCACCCCGAGACCCCTCCTCCAGGCCCTCCCTCTCCCGGCTCGGAGCCTCTACTGGGGCAGAGCCGCTGTTCTTCCCGCGCTCAGAGCGAAGCATCCACAGCAGTGCTGGAGGAGTTGAGGGCGTGTGGACTAGGCCCAGAGGGTGGCACTCGTACCCCATCTCCAACCCTCAGCCAGATGAGTGCGGTCACAGACAACATCTGGTTACACTTCCCTGCAGCTAGCACCGCTAAT GGCCAGATGACTGTGAACGGGGGTCTGACTGTGCCAGCAAGTCCTCGTATTCACCTCCAAAGACCCTTCTCTCCCTCAACATACCCTCCTCCTCCTTCACTGAGCCCTAGTATTACAGCCATGCAGCAGGCTAGAACCACTG CCTCTGAGTCCAGCACTCCAGTCTACACCAACGTGGATCCTCCAGCACGAGCGCCACAGACTGACAGGAAAGAAACAACAGGAAAAGCTCTGCAATATACTGGCATCGGTCCTGTGGATGAGACCGGGATTCCCATTGCCATACGAACG ACTGTTGACAGGCCAAAAGATTGGTACAAGACCATGTTCAAACAGATTCATGTGGTGCCTAAATCAG AGAACGAGTGGCCTGCATCCCGTACTGCCACAGACCCTGTTACAAGTACTGGTACAACTATTTCTAAACAag ATAAGCATGCTGCCCCTAATGCTGTTCAGGCCCATCCTGCACCTAAAACTGGCACTTACCGGCCCATCACCAAGAGTGTCTCTGATAATGGCGTATACGGTTTCAGGGTGCCTGCTGCCTCTTCTCTCCCTTCTCCTCTGCCCACATCAGCATCCACACAGCAGAGATCCGGTGAAAGGGAGGCACCACTGAGAGGGAGGAGCACACCTGACAT GAATGAGTGGGGTCCTCCTGATAGAAAGGTTGACACACGGAAATACAGAGCAGAGCCAAGGAGTATTTTTGACTATGAGCCGGGGAAGTCGTCTGTTTTAGAGCAAGAAAGAACG ACAAGTAACTTAAGACCTGAGGACATAGATTTAGAGAATGAGCCGTGGTATAAGTTCTTTGCTGAACTGGAGTTTGGGCGGCCG CCTCCAAAAAAACGTCTTGATTACAATCCAGACAGCTCACCTCGATTCCGCGCAGAG ACCTCCCTTTATCAGCCATCCTCAGACAGGAGCCTTGAAAGGCCATCAAG CTCTGCAAGTGATAACAAGAGGAGACGGAAATCTGAACCTGCAACAGCTCAGCCCAGGGCACAGAGCAGCGTGGGCACAACACAAACGTCTGTGAGACCACCAGAGCCGCCCAAGAGCAGCAGCACCCAGAGGAATCCCCTCACCAGCCCCGGTTCCCTCGCGGCCACCAGGACTAAAG ATCAGGACACATCCAGAGAATATTCTTACCCTGATGTGGGCAGCCACACACAGCAGAGCAGCAGACAAACCCCTGAAGTCAGAGAG AAACTGCCAGCCAGAGCAATATATGACTTCAAAGCACAGACAGCGAA aGAGCTGACGTTTAAGAAAGGAGAGACGGTATACATCACTAGGCAGATAGATAATAACTGGTATGAAGGAGAATATCGTGGACATGTGGGCATCTTCCCTATCTCATATGTTGAG AAAATCCCTCCTTCAGAGAGACATCAGCCAGCGAGACCTCCTCCGCCAGCTCAAAGCAGAGAAATTGGAGAAGCAATTGCCCGCTACAACTTTAATGCTGATACTAATGTGGAACTTTCATTaagaaaa GGAGAGCGCGTTATTCTGTTGCGGCAGGTGGATAAGAACTGGTTTGAGGGCAAGATCCCCGGTACAAACAAACAAGGGATTTTTCCAGTGTCTTATGTGGATGTTGTTAAGAAGACCACAGTACAAAGTACTGGTCAACCTCCTGGGCCCAATATACCCACCAGCTACTCCAGTGACAGACTGAACAGTAGG ATGTCATTGTCGTTCACACAGCCCTCATCGGCTAAATACTCTCCCCCTTCCCCGCGCTCCACCCCCCCTTTGCCTGGGGTTTCACAGTCGCCCCCTCCCTCTGCAAAACTGTTCTCTCGACAGGACCTCCGCTCCCCAAAGGTCAAG CCTGTGTTAAGGCGTGATGTTGTGGTTGTTGGTAAGCCCCCTCGTAGCCCTGTGATGTCTAGGAGGTCCTGCGGATCGCCTGTTAGAGGTCAAAACTTTTCACCATCTCATAGG tCCCAAAGACAAGCATATGTTCATGATCCACTTCAAGGTGTAGGAGAACC ATTTCAAGCCCTGTATAACTACACGCCACGAAATGAAGATGAGCTGGAACTGAAGGAGGGGGATGTTGTTGACGTCATGGAGAAGTGTGATGATGGATGGTTTGTGG gaACGTGCAGGAGAACCAAATTTTTCGGAACCTTTCCTGGGAACTATGTGAAGCGGCTATAA